GGTGAGCTGGATCGCAAGCTCAAGGATCTGCTCGAACTCCGACGTCGTATCCGACGAAGCCTGACTGCGTGGAAGCACCGGCCGGCAGCAGCCGCCGCAGTGTGTCCCCACATCGAGACGCCCGCGGGTCGCGGGCCTCGGAAAGGCCGGGAGGTGTAGCGATGGCTGTGGCGCAGGTTGAGTCTCGCATGCGTCGCGCGATGCCAGGCGTCCGACCAGCGGACCGAAACGGCGACGTGAACGGCGGGTTGAAGATCGGCCAACTGGCGCGGCAGGTGGGCGTCACCGCCAAGGCGATCCGGTTCTACGAGGCCAAGCGCGTGCTGCCACGGCCGACGAGGGGCGCCAACGGCTACCGCCTCTATGGTCAGGACGCCGTGGAGACGCTGACCTTCGTCAAGCAGGCGGCGGGGCTCGGGCTCACGCTGGCAGAGATCCGGGAGATCATCGCCATCCGCCAGGGTGGAGGGCCGCCGTGCGCGCACGTCCGCCGCTTGCTCCAGGACAAGGCGCAAGAACTGGACCGCAAGCTCCGGGACTTGATCGACATGCGACGGCAGATCCGCCGGAGCCTCGCGGCGTGGAGCCGCGCCAGCCGGCGGCGCGCCGCGGTGTGCCCGCACATCGAGGGGCATCGCGCGGCGGCGTCGCGCGCACCCCTTGAATGACCCGAAGGACTGATCGCGGAGGATGTGGTGATGGAACAGTTGGAGCTTCGCGTGAATGGGATGACCTGCACGGGGTGTGAGCAGCGGATCCAGCGAGCGCTCGCGCAGGTTGACGGCGTCGTGCGGAGCGCAGCCGATCACCGCGCCGGGAAGGTCAAGGTCGTCTTCGACCCGGCTCGCACGTCGGCGCAGGCGGTGCAAGCCCGCATCAAGCAGGCCGGTTACGAGGTGGCGTGATGAGCAGCGTGGTGACGATCGAGCCGACGGCGTCCACACCGTACTGGGTTGAGGAGGGCCGCGCTCCCGGCGGGCGTTCGCGCTTCCTGGCCAAGATCAGCGGGCTGCATTGCTCGCTCTGCACTGGGACGATCGAGAAGGCGCTGGGCCAGCTGCCCGGTGTTCACAAGGTCGCGGTCAGCCTCACGCACGAGCAGGCGCTCGTGGAATTCGACCCGGCGACGGTCACGCCTCAAGACATCCTGGGCACCTTGAAGGACATCGGCTACTCGGTCTACGACCCGCGCAAGGTGCGACCGTACGAGGAGGAAGAGGCCGAGTTGGCCCGCGAGGGCAAGCGGCTGCTCGCTGCCATCGGGCTGAGCTTGATCACCATCGCGATGATCCTGCAGGTGCGTGGCGCGTGGTTGCTGCTCCTCGACGGGATCGTGGGACTCACGCTTGGGACGCTGGCGTTCCTGATCCTCCGCAGCCAGGGGCAGGCTCGCGCGGTGCTTAGCACGGCAGGGTTTGCGGTAGCAGCCGCGATCGTCCTGGCAGCGAAGGCGTCGGGCGTTGTCGAGTCGGCGGTGCCGTGGATCGTCGGCGGGTTCGCCGTCTTCGTCGTGTTCGGACTGGCCGGGCACTTCCTCCGGATGGCGTTCCAGTCGATCCGCCGGGGCATTCTCAACCAGCACGTGCTGCTCGAGTTCGGCGCCTTCGCGGGCCTCGCCGGCGGTGTCCTCGGACTCATCCTGCGCCGGCCGGATTACCCGACCGCACCGTTCTTCGCCGTGGCCGTTCTCATCGTGAACTACCACCTGTTCTCCGAATGGCTGTCGCTCCTGGTCAAGACGCGTAGCTCGCAG
This region of Candidatus Methylomirabilota bacterium genomic DNA includes:
- a CDS encoding heavy metal-responsive transcriptional regulator, with the protein product MNGGLKIGQLARQVGVTAKAIRFYEAKRVLPRPTRGANGYRLYGQDAVETLTFVKQAAGLGLTLAEIREIIAIRQGGGPPCAHVRRLLQDKAQELDRKLRDLIDMRRQIRRSLAAWSRASRRRAAVCPHIEGHRAAASRAPLE
- a CDS encoding cation transporter → MEQLELRVNGMTCTGCEQRIQRALAQVDGVVRSAADHRAGKVKVVFDPARTSAQAVQARIKQAGYEVA